Within Deinococcus sp. Leaf326, the genomic segment GGTGGCCGAAGTCCAAGGGTTCCTGAGAACGCAGGCCCGGCTGGCCGAGGCCGAGGGCGTACCGTCGGTGCTGCTTGATCCGGGGCTGGGGTTCGGCAAGACACTGGATCACAACCTGGCCCTGCTGCGGGCCACCACCGAGCTTTCCGCCGATTCCTGGCCCGTCTTGGTGGCCGCGAGCCGTAAGCGCATGATCGACACGTTGGCCGGGGTCCCCAACGCCGCCGAGCGCGATCCGGGTAGTCTCGCCCTCCATCTCGACGCGGCCCGGCGCGGCGCGGCCCTGGTCCGTGCCCACGCCGCCGGGGCGCACGTTCAGGCGTTGCGGGTGCAGGCGGCGCTGCTGGAGGACTAGACTCCGCGCCATGAGTCGGGTCGTCTTGGAAGGACTGGAATTTCACGCGCGTCACGGCGTCTATGACACGGAAGCCGTGCTGGGGGCACGCTTCGTGGTGGACGCCGAGCTGCACTACGCTTTCGCTGGGCTGCCGGATGAGCTGGACGCGGCCGTGAATTACGCGGAGGTCTACGCCAGCATTGCTGCAGAGGTCACGGCCGAGCGGTACCAACTCATTGAAGTGCTGGCCGACCGAATCGCGCGTCGCCTGCTGGCCGAGCAGCCCCGGCTGGAGCGGGTCACCATCCGGGTCCACAAGCCCTTCGCCCCGCTGCCCGGCGTCTTCCGGGACGTGTACGCCGAGTTGACGCTGGACCGGGGATGAGTCACGCCGCCTATATCGCCCTGGGCGCCAATCTGGGCGAGCCTCTCCAGACCTTGCGCCGGGCTGTGACCGACCTGCGGAGGCTGGGCACTGTCGAGGCTGTCTCGCCTCTGTACCGCACAGCGCCCGTGGGGGGGCCGCCCGGTCAG encodes:
- the folB gene encoding dihydroneopterin aldolase gives rise to the protein MSRVVLEGLEFHARHGVYDTEAVLGARFVVDAELHYAFAGLPDELDAAVNYAEVYASIAAEVTAERYQLIEVLADRIARRLLAEQPRLERVTIRVHKPFAPLPGVFRDVYAELTLDRG